The Mycolicibacterium smegmatis genome has a window encoding:
- the rpsP gene encoding 30S ribosomal protein S16 — protein MAVKIKLTRLGKIRNPQYRIIVADARTRRDGRAIEVIGRYHPKEEPSLIQIDSERAQYWLGVGAQPTEPVLALLKITGDWQKFKGLPGAEGTLKVKEPKPSKLDLFNAALAEAESGTTAAATTPKKKKAPKKDEAAEAPAEAAEASAEAADAASES, from the coding sequence ATGGCTGTCAAGATCAAGCTCACCCGGCTCGGCAAGATCCGCAACCCCCAGTACCGCATCATCGTCGCCGATGCGCGCACGCGCCGCGACGGCCGCGCCATCGAGGTCATCGGCCGGTACCACCCGAAGGAAGAGCCGAGCCTGATCCAGATCGACAGCGAGCGTGCGCAGTACTGGCTGGGTGTCGGCGCGCAGCCCACCGAGCCGGTTCTGGCCCTGCTGAAGATCACCGGTGACTGGCAGAAGTTCAAGGGCCTGCCGGGCGCCGAGGGCACGCTGAAGGTCAAGGAGCCCAAGCCGTCCAAGCTGGATCTGTTCAACGCAGCCCTGGCCGAGGCCGAGAGCGGCACCACCGCGGCCGCCACCACGCCCAAGAAGAAGAAGGCGCCGAAGAAGGATGAGGCTGCCGAGGCGCCGGCTGAGGCCGCCGAGGCTTCGGCTGAAGCCGCCGACGCCGCAAGCGAGAGCTGA
- the rimM gene encoding ribosome maturation factor RimM (Essential for efficient processing of 16S rRNA) produces the protein MDLVVGRVVKAHGISGEVVVEIRTDDPEARFAPGAVLRGRPRSGAEREYTIESVRAHGGRLLVRLAGIADRNGADELRGTVFLVDTAELPSIDDPDEFYDHELEGMRVVTVDDAPVGKVAEVLHTAGGEILAVKADEGGREILVPFVGAIVTSVSRENATIVIDPPEGLLDLA, from the coding sequence ATGGACCTGGTTGTCGGGCGGGTCGTCAAGGCACACGGGATCTCCGGCGAGGTCGTCGTCGAGATCCGCACCGACGATCCGGAAGCACGGTTCGCACCCGGCGCGGTGCTGCGCGGCAGGCCCAGATCCGGGGCCGAACGCGAATACACGATCGAATCGGTCCGCGCGCACGGCGGTCGCCTGCTGGTACGTCTCGCAGGCATCGCCGACCGCAACGGCGCCGATGAACTGCGCGGCACGGTGTTCCTGGTGGACACCGCCGAACTTCCCTCGATCGACGACCCCGACGAGTTCTACGACCACGAACTCGAGGGCATGCGCGTCGTGACGGTCGACGACGCGCCTGTCGGCAAGGTCGCCGAGGTGTTGCACACCGCGGGCGGGGAGATCCTCGCGGTGAAGGCCGACGAGGGCGGTCGAGAGATCCTCGTGCCGTTCGTCGGCGCCATCGTGACATCGGTATCGCGCGAGAACGCGACCATCGTCATCGACCCGCCCGAGGGTCTGCTGGATCTGGCCTGA
- a CDS encoding nuclear transport factor 2 family protein yields MLSLAEISDRLEIQQLLVDYSTAIDRRQFDDLDAVFTPDAYIDYRAMGGIDGHYPEVKAWLAEVLPAFPAYAHMLGNFDVRITYDPDGQDTASSRTICFNPMVLDGLSPQVLFCGLWYDDQFVRTPEGWRMTRRVETKCFDKVI; encoded by the coding sequence ATGTTGAGCCTGGCCGAGATCTCGGATCGCCTGGAGATCCAGCAACTCCTGGTGGACTATTCGACTGCCATCGACCGCAGACAGTTCGACGACCTCGACGCGGTGTTCACCCCGGACGCCTACATCGACTATCGGGCCATGGGCGGTATCGACGGCCACTATCCCGAGGTCAAGGCGTGGCTGGCCGAGGTGCTGCCTGCGTTCCCGGCGTACGCGCACATGCTCGGCAACTTCGATGTGCGCATCACCTACGACCCGGACGGGCAGGACACCGCGAGTTCACGCACCATCTGCTTCAACCCGATGGTGCTCGACGGGCTCTCACCGCAGGTGCTGTTCTGCGGCCTGTGGTACGACGATCAGTTCGTGCGCACGCCCGAGGGCTGGCGGATGACGCGTCGCGTCGAGACCAAATGCTTCGACAAGGTGATCTGA
- a CDS encoding ribonuclease HII: protein MPGSWPPRTVIRKSSGLRTLESALYRNGLGPVAGVDEVGRGACAGPLVVAACVLGPNRLESLAALDDSKKLGEKERERLFPLIRRYALAYHVVFIPSHEVDRRGVHVANIEGMRRAVAGLSVRPGYVLSDGFRVPGLSVPSLPVIGGDAAAACIAAASVLAKVSRDRLMVEMEEQHPGYGFAEHKGYITPAHTAALTRHGPCVEHRYSYVNVRRAAEATGVRWASDRVGVRWSTESAAETEEVRRALEAFEVEWVTAPVEHEGAACAKMGSG from the coding sequence GTGCCCGGCTCGTGGCCGCCTCGAACCGTGATTCGGAAATCGTCGGGTCTGCGCACCCTGGAATCGGCGTTGTACCGCAACGGACTCGGTCCCGTCGCGGGGGTCGACGAGGTGGGCCGCGGTGCGTGCGCCGGCCCGCTCGTGGTCGCGGCCTGCGTACTGGGCCCCAACCGGCTGGAGAGCCTCGCCGCGCTCGACGACTCGAAGAAGCTCGGCGAGAAGGAACGGGAACGGCTCTTCCCGCTGATCCGCCGCTACGCGCTGGCCTACCACGTGGTGTTCATCCCGTCGCACGAGGTGGACCGGCGCGGTGTGCACGTCGCCAACATCGAGGGCATGCGGCGTGCGGTCGCCGGCCTCTCGGTGCGGCCCGGCTACGTACTGTCCGACGGCTTCCGGGTGCCCGGGCTGTCGGTGCCGTCGCTTCCCGTGATCGGCGGCGACGCCGCGGCGGCGTGCATCGCGGCCGCGAGCGTGCTGGCCAAGGTCAGTCGTGACCGGTTGATGGTCGAGATGGAAGAACAGCATCCCGGCTACGGGTTCGCCGAGCACAAGGGCTACATCACGCCCGCCCACACCGCGGCGCTGACCCGGCACGGGCCGTGCGTGGAGCACCGGTACTCGTATGTGAACGTGCGGCGAGCCGCCGAGGCGACCGGTGTGCGCTGGGCCTCGGACCGGGTGGGCGTGCGCTGGTCCACCGAGTCGGCGGCCGAGACCGAAGAGGTACGACGGGCGCTTGAGGCGTTTGAGGTTGAGTGGGTTACGGCACCCGTGGAGCACGAGGGTGCCGCGTGCGCGAAGATGGGCAGTGGATGA
- the rplS gene encoding 50S ribosomal protein L19, translating into MNTLDFVDQASLRDDIPTFSPGDTVNVHVKVIEGSKERIQVFKGVVIRRQGGGISETFTVRKESYGVGVERTFPVHSPNIDHIDVLTRGDVRRAKLYYLRELRGKKAKIKEKR; encoded by the coding sequence ATGAACACGCTGGACTTCGTCGATCAGGCGTCGCTGCGCGACGATATCCCGACCTTCAGCCCCGGCGACACCGTCAACGTGCACGTGAAGGTCATCGAGGGCTCCAAGGAGCGCATCCAGGTCTTCAAGGGCGTCGTGATCCGTCGTCAGGGTGGCGGTATCAGCGAGACCTTCACCGTGCGCAAGGAGAGCTACGGCGTCGGAGTCGAGCGAACCTTCCCGGTGCACTCGCCCAACATCGACCACATCGACGTCCTCACCCGTGGTGACGTCCGCCGCGCCAAGCTGTACTACCTGCGCGAGCTCCGTGGCAAGAAGGCGAAGATCAAGGAAAAGCGCTGA
- a CDS encoding DUF2469 domain-containing protein produces the protein MSAEDLEKYETEMELSLYREYKDIVGQFSYVVETERRFYLANSVELIPRNADGEVYFELRLADAWVWDMYRPARFVKQVRVITFKDVNIEEVEKPELRLPE, from the coding sequence ATGAGCGCCGAAGATCTCGAGAAGTACGAAACCGAGATGGAGCTCTCGCTGTACCGCGAATACAAGGACATCGTCGGTCAGTTCAGCTACGTCGTGGAGACCGAACGCCGCTTCTACCTCGCGAACAGTGTGGAGCTCATTCCACGGAATGCAGATGGCGAGGTGTATTTCGAGCTCCGGCTGGCCGACGCCTGGGTGTGGGACATGTACCGGCCCGCCCGTTTCGTCAAGCAGGTCCGGGTGATCACGTTCAAGGACGTCAACATCGAGGAAGTGGAGAAGCCGGAGTTGCGGCTCCCCGAGTAG
- the lepB gene encoding signal peptidase I has protein sequence MTGSTDSTDASSEDALDHDSAGDSAANPADEPQSRPDPEQDEKPKRKHGALREGAILVTIAVVLYYVMLTFIARPYLIPSESMEPTLHGCNGCVGDRIMVDKLTYRFTEPRPGDVVVFKGPPSWNIGYKSIRSDNPVIRGVQNALSFIGFVPPDENDLVKRVIAVGGQTVECRAATGLTVDGKKLDEPYLDPTTMMADPAIYPCLGNEFGPVTVPEDRIWVMGDNRTHSADSRVHCTNLPADAQKGLLCTGDPTAGTIPVENVIGKARFIAWPPSRWGGISDVNPQTSS, from the coding sequence GTGACCGGATCCACCGACTCCACCGACGCCTCGTCGGAGGACGCGCTCGACCACGATTCCGCTGGTGATTCCGCCGCGAATCCCGCCGACGAACCGCAGTCCCGGCCCGATCCGGAACAGGACGAAAAGCCCAAGCGCAAGCACGGTGCCTTGCGCGAGGGCGCCATCCTGGTGACCATCGCGGTGGTTCTCTACTACGTGATGCTGACGTTCATCGCGCGTCCGTACCTCATCCCTTCGGAGTCGATGGAGCCGACGCTGCACGGCTGCAACGGCTGTGTGGGCGACCGCATCATGGTCGACAAGCTCACCTACCGATTCACCGAGCCCCGCCCCGGCGACGTCGTGGTGTTCAAGGGCCCGCCGTCCTGGAACATCGGCTACAAGTCGATCCGCTCGGACAACCCGGTGATCCGCGGCGTGCAGAACGCCCTGTCGTTCATCGGTTTCGTCCCGCCGGACGAGAACGATCTTGTCAAACGCGTGATCGCGGTCGGCGGTCAGACGGTGGAATGCCGTGCGGCGACCGGTCTGACGGTCGACGGCAAGAAGCTCGACGAGCCGTATCTCGACCCCACGACGATGATGGCCGACCCGGCGATCTACCCGTGCCTCGGTAACGAATTCGGTCCGGTGACAGTGCCCGAGGACCGTATCTGGGTGATGGGCGACAACCGCACCCATTCGGCGGATTCACGCGTGCACTGCACCAACCTGCCGGCCGACGCGCAGAAGGGCCTGCTGTGCACGGGTGACCCGACGGCCGGCACCATCCCCGTGGAGAATGTGATCGGTAAGGCGCGATTCATCGCCTGGCCGCCGTCTCGGTGGGGCGGTATCAGCGACGTGAATCCGCAGACATCTTCCTAG
- a CDS encoding LppW family protein: MRGRPSRLVTATAVSAIAMLVASGCEDPRVYGGFAAPDAPQLTVVVPQGGMAPLPEAPPDEPAASFLGLQDRAMLATNQAADAGADITMLVLDRNTGQLVSNGNEQSIAIASVVKLFIADDLLLQEAKGQTVLSADDRKMLDVMLRSSDDDAAEIFWNRSGGDPIVTRVAARYGLTSTKPPNDGRWWNTKSTAADLVRYYDMLMSGRGGLPPEQANVILSNLAQSTPEAKDTTQPGGVYPQRFGIPDGLYAEPVAVKQGWMCCIGGDWMHLSTGVIGPDRRFVMVIGALQPTDATTARETITDAVKTMFPGGRI, translated from the coding sequence ATGCGAGGGCGGCCGTCGAGGCTGGTCACCGCGACCGCAGTCAGTGCGATCGCGATGTTGGTCGCATCCGGTTGCGAGGACCCCCGGGTCTACGGCGGATTCGCCGCCCCGGACGCGCCGCAGCTCACCGTCGTCGTGCCGCAGGGCGGCATGGCCCCGCTGCCCGAGGCGCCGCCCGACGAACCGGCCGCGTCGTTCCTCGGCCTGCAGGACCGCGCGATGCTGGCCACCAACCAGGCCGCCGACGCCGGCGCCGACATCACGATGCTGGTGCTCGACCGCAACACGGGGCAACTGGTCTCCAACGGCAACGAGCAGAGCATCGCGATCGCGTCCGTGGTCAAGCTCTTCATCGCCGACGACCTGCTGCTGCAGGAGGCCAAGGGCCAGACCGTCCTGTCCGCCGACGACCGCAAGATGCTCGACGTGATGCTGCGGTCCTCCGACGACGACGCGGCCGAGATCTTCTGGAACCGCAGCGGCGGTGACCCCATCGTGACGCGTGTGGCGGCCCGCTACGGGCTGACCTCGACCAAGCCGCCCAACGACGGTCGGTGGTGGAACACCAAGAGCACGGCCGCCGACCTGGTGCGCTACTACGACATGCTCATGAGCGGCCGCGGCGGGCTACCGCCCGAACAGGCCAACGTGATCCTGTCCAATCTCGCGCAGTCCACTCCTGAGGCGAAGGACACCACGCAACCCGGCGGCGTCTATCCGCAGCGCTTCGGCATCCCCGACGGTCTGTACGCCGAACCCGTCGCGGTCAAGCAGGGGTGGATGTGCTGCATCGGCGGGGACTGGATGCACCTGTCCACCGGCGTCATCGGGCCCGACCGCCGCTTCGTCATGGTGATCGGCGCGCTGCAGCCCACAGACGCCACGACCGCACGCGAGACGATCACCGATGCGGTCAAGACCATGTTCCCCGGCGGGCGGATCTGA
- a CDS encoding dienelactone hydrolase family protein has protein sequence MTITISTPDGPIDALLSTPTGSGPWPGVVIIHDAIGYGPDNELVSERVAQAGYLAITPNLYSRGGRARCITRMFRDLLTQRGRALDDILAARDHLKSLPECTGTVGVVGFCSGGQFALIMGPKGFAASAPFYGTPLPRHLDRTLDASCPIVASFGRRDPLGIGAPARLRRVVEAKNIPADIKVYPSAGHSFANILPAQPLLRVTGFGYDEAATTDAWTRVFAFFDEHLKPKTAGQA, from the coding sequence GTGACGATCACCATCAGCACCCCCGACGGGCCGATCGACGCTCTGCTGAGCACACCGACCGGATCGGGACCGTGGCCGGGCGTCGTGATCATCCACGACGCGATCGGATACGGCCCCGACAACGAGTTGGTCTCCGAACGCGTCGCGCAGGCCGGCTACCTCGCGATCACCCCGAACCTGTACTCACGCGGCGGCCGTGCCCGGTGCATCACCCGGATGTTCCGGGATCTGCTCACCCAGCGTGGCCGCGCGCTCGACGACATCCTCGCCGCGCGCGATCACCTCAAGTCGCTGCCCGAATGCACCGGCACCGTCGGCGTCGTCGGCTTCTGCTCGGGCGGCCAGTTTGCACTCATCATGGGCCCCAAGGGTTTTGCCGCATCCGCGCCGTTCTACGGCACACCGCTCCCCCGTCACCTCGACCGGACGCTCGACGCATCGTGCCCCATCGTCGCGAGCTTCGGACGCCGCGACCCACTCGGCATCGGTGCGCCGGCGCGGCTGCGGCGGGTCGTCGAGGCCAAGAACATCCCGGCCGACATCAAGGTGTACCCGTCGGCCGGGCACAGCTTCGCCAACATCCTGCCCGCGCAGCCCCTGCTGCGCGTCACTGGTTTCGGCTACGACGAGGCCGCCACCACCGACGCCTGGACGCGCGTGTTCGCGTTCTTCGACGAGCATCTCAAGCCGAAGACCGCAGGCCAGGCGTAG
- a CDS encoding protein adenylyltransferase SelO: MSVTSDAAVTLHSRFARELPELAIGWQAEPAPAPRLLVLNDALATELGLDADWLRSPDGIGLLLGTDVPEGATPVAQAYAGHQFGGYVPRLGDGRALLLGELTDVHGRTRDLHLKGSGRTPFARGGDGLAVVGPMLREYIVSEAMHALGIPTTRSLAVVATGRDVWRETKQPGAVLARVASSHLRVGSFQYAYQYATAAKDDEVLRRLADHASSRHHPQAAEADNPYLALFEAVVSAQASLLAQWMLVGFIHGVMNTDNMTISGETIDYGPCAFMDTFDPATVFSSIDHGGRYAYGNQPAVAHWNLARFAETLLPLIAEDVDTAVHLVTAALGQFPQQFDTAWSTGMRTKLGLSARVDHTTATALVNDLLVLLQQTRTDYTSAFRDLGRVARGAQPSLPFTDEWLSRWRACYPDPDVMDRVNPVYIPRNHLVEDALTAATTGDLAPLTALMTALKTPFTERAGFEAHAAPAPEDFGPYRTFCGT, translated from the coding sequence GTGAGTGTCACCTCGGATGCCGCCGTCACCCTGCACAGCCGGTTCGCGCGCGAACTGCCGGAACTGGCGATCGGATGGCAGGCCGAGCCCGCTCCCGCTCCGCGCCTGCTGGTCCTCAACGACGCGCTCGCCACCGAACTGGGCCTCGACGCGGACTGGCTGCGCAGCCCCGACGGCATCGGCCTGCTGCTGGGCACCGACGTGCCCGAGGGCGCCACACCCGTGGCGCAGGCCTACGCCGGCCACCAGTTCGGCGGCTACGTCCCGCGCCTGGGCGACGGCCGCGCACTGCTGCTCGGCGAGCTCACCGACGTCCACGGGCGCACCCGTGACCTGCACCTGAAGGGCTCCGGGCGCACGCCGTTCGCGCGGGGCGGTGACGGGCTCGCGGTGGTCGGACCGATGCTGCGCGAGTACATCGTCAGCGAGGCCATGCATGCGCTGGGCATCCCCACCACGCGCTCGCTGGCCGTGGTGGCGACCGGCCGCGACGTGTGGCGCGAGACCAAGCAGCCCGGTGCCGTGCTGGCCCGCGTCGCGAGCAGCCACCTGCGCGTCGGCAGCTTCCAGTACGCCTACCAGTACGCCACCGCCGCAAAGGACGACGAGGTGCTGCGCCGGCTCGCCGACCACGCGAGCTCACGTCATCACCCGCAGGCGGCCGAGGCCGACAACCCGTATCTGGCGCTGTTCGAAGCCGTGGTGTCGGCGCAGGCGTCGCTGCTGGCGCAATGGATGCTGGTGGGGTTCATCCACGGCGTGATGAACACCGACAACATGACCATCTCCGGTGAGACCATCGACTACGGGCCGTGCGCGTTCATGGACACGTTCGATCCCGCAACGGTTTTCAGCTCGATCGACCACGGCGGGCGCTACGCGTACGGCAACCAGCCCGCGGTGGCGCACTGGAACCTGGCGCGGTTCGCCGAGACCCTGCTGCCGCTGATCGCCGAAGATGTCGACACCGCGGTCCACCTCGTGACCGCGGCGCTCGGGCAGTTCCCGCAGCAGTTCGACACGGCGTGGTCGACGGGCATGCGGACCAAGCTGGGGCTGAGTGCCCGAGTCGACCACACGACCGCCACGGCGCTCGTCAACGATCTTTTGGTGCTGCTGCAACAGACCCGCACGGACTACACCTCGGCGTTCCGCGACCTGGGCCGCGTCGCGCGCGGCGCGCAGCCGTCACTGCCGTTCACCGACGAGTGGCTGTCACGCTGGCGTGCGTGCTACCCCGACCCGGATGTGATGGATCGCGTCAACCCGGTCTACATCCCGCGCAACCATCTGGTGGAGGACGCGCTGACCGCGGCGACCACAGGTGACCTCGCGCCGCTCACCGCGCTCATGACGGCACTGAAAACCCCGTTCACCGAACGTGCCGGATTCGAGGCCCACGCCGCGCCCGCGCCTGAGGACTTCGGTCCGTACCGCACCTTCTGCGGCACCTGA
- the trmD gene encoding tRNA (guanosine(37)-N1)-methyltransferase TrmD yields the protein MRIDVISIFPAYLDPIRQSLPGKAIDAGIVSVEVHDLRNWTHDVHRSVDDSPYGGGPGMVMKAPVWGEALDGICSEETLLVVPTPAGRLFDQRTAQRWSTERHLVFACGRYEGIDQRVVDDAARRMRVEEVSIGDYVLNGGEAATLVMVEAVVRLLPDVLGNPASHQQDSHSDGLLEGPSYTRPPSWRGLDVPPVLLSGDHAKVAAWRHEQALQRTRERRPDLLD from the coding sequence GTGCGTATCGACGTCATCTCGATATTTCCCGCCTACCTCGATCCGATCCGGCAGTCGTTGCCGGGCAAGGCCATCGACGCCGGCATCGTCTCCGTCGAGGTGCACGACCTGCGCAACTGGACCCACGACGTGCACCGCTCCGTGGACGACTCGCCCTACGGCGGTGGTCCCGGCATGGTGATGAAAGCTCCGGTGTGGGGTGAGGCGCTCGACGGGATCTGCTCGGAGGAAACGCTTCTCGTGGTGCCGACGCCTGCGGGCCGGCTGTTCGACCAGCGCACGGCCCAGCGCTGGAGCACCGAGAGACACCTGGTGTTCGCGTGCGGACGCTACGAGGGCATCGATCAGCGCGTCGTCGACGACGCCGCGCGGCGCATGCGCGTCGAAGAGGTCTCGATCGGCGACTACGTGCTCAACGGGGGAGAGGCCGCCACGCTGGTGATGGTCGAGGCCGTGGTGCGCCTGCTGCCCGATGTGCTCGGCAATCCCGCTTCGCACCAACAGGATTCACACTCCGACGGGCTGCTCGAAGGACCCAGCTACACGCGCCCGCCGAGCTGGCGCGGGCTCGACGTGCCGCCGGTCCTGCTCTCCGGCGACCACGCGAAGGTCGCGGCGTGGCGCCACGAGCAGGCCCTGCAGCGCACCCGAGAGCGCCGCCCCGACCTGCTCGACTGA
- a CDS encoding DUF2237 family protein, translating into MPERTPDRGRDRGRDRNVLGGPLEECGTDPLTGFYRDGCCTTGDADLGRHTICAVVTAEFLQHQRSIGNDLSTPAPHFRFPGLKPGDRWCVTAANWLRAHQDGFAAPVVLAATHERTLDVVPLEVLESYAVDVPDDLAGL; encoded by the coding sequence ATGCCAGAACGCACGCCGGACCGCGGCCGGGACCGCGGCCGGGACCGCAATGTGCTGGGTGGCCCGCTGGAGGAATGCGGAACCGATCCGCTGACCGGTTTCTACCGTGACGGCTGCTGCACGACCGGTGACGCCGATCTCGGGCGCCACACCATCTGCGCGGTGGTCACCGCCGAGTTCCTGCAACATCAGCGGTCCATCGGCAACGACCTGTCCACGCCTGCACCGCATTTCCGGTTCCCCGGCCTCAAGCCCGGTGACCGTTGGTGCGTCACCGCGGCCAACTGGCTGCGGGCCCACCAGGACGGCTTCGCCGCGCCCGTGGTGCTCGCGGCGACCCACGAACGCACGCTCGACGTCGTCCCGCTCGAGGTGCTCGAGTCCTACGCCGTCGACGTGCCCGACGACCTGGCCGGCCTGTAG
- a CDS encoding RNA-binding protein — MSSVVVDAVEHLVRGIVDNPDDVRVDMVTNRRGRTVEVHVHPDDLGKVIGRGGRTATALRTLVAGIGGRGIRVDVVDTDQ; from the coding sequence GTGAGTTCAGTCGTGGTCGACGCCGTCGAGCACCTGGTCCGCGGGATCGTCGACAACCCTGACGATGTGCGTGTCGACATGGTCACCAACCGCCGGGGACGGACCGTCGAGGTGCATGTGCACCCCGACGACCTCGGCAAGGTGATCGGCCGTGGCGGCCGTACCGCCACGGCGCTGCGCACCCTGGTCGCCGGGATCGGCGGCCGGGGCATCCGCGTCGACGTCGTCGACACCGACCAGTAA
- a CDS encoding D-alanyl-D-alanine carboxypeptidase, which translates to MRRLFAAAAFALSTALAAATFTPVAHAEPAAAPAGAAAVTDGPAKAWLVADMDTGRVLASKDPYGSYAPASTIKPLLAMVVLDHLRPDNFARANASHTKVECSCVGLKPGQPYTTRQLLDALLMVSGNDAANMLADMLGGPRVAVAAMNRKAAAVGARNTRAASPSGLDGPGWESLTTPHDLAVIFRAALNYPVIAQILRQTTAQFPGKTLTYQNELLTRYPGDIGGKTGYTNLARKTYVGAAQRGNRRLVVVQMYGTGDLYDQAIRLFDYGFSQ; encoded by the coding sequence GTGCGAAGACTGTTCGCGGCGGCCGCGTTCGCCCTCAGCACGGCACTGGCCGCCGCGACGTTCACCCCTGTCGCGCACGCGGAACCGGCCGCCGCACCGGCGGGCGCCGCGGCCGTCACCGACGGACCCGCGAAGGCGTGGCTGGTCGCCGACATGGACACCGGCCGGGTGCTCGCGTCGAAGGACCCCTACGGGTCCTACGCACCCGCGAGCACCATCAAGCCGCTGCTGGCCATGGTGGTGCTCGACCATCTGCGCCCCGACAACTTCGCCAGGGCCAACGCGTCCCACACCAAGGTCGAATGTTCTTGTGTGGGGCTCAAACCCGGCCAGCCCTACACCACGCGCCAACTGCTGGACGCGCTGCTGATGGTCTCGGGCAACGACGCGGCCAACATGCTCGCCGACATGCTCGGCGGGCCGCGCGTCGCGGTCGCGGCGATGAACCGCAAGGCCGCCGCGGTCGGGGCACGCAACACCAGGGCCGCATCGCCGTCGGGTCTCGACGGCCCGGGCTGGGAGTCGCTCACCACACCGCACGATCTCGCGGTGATCTTCCGTGCGGCGCTGAACTATCCGGTGATCGCGCAGATCCTGCGGCAGACCACGGCCCAGTTCCCGGGCAAGACCCTGACCTATCAGAACGAGTTGCTCACGCGCTATCCGGGCGACATCGGCGGCAAGACCGGTTACACGAACCTGGCCCGCAAGACCTACGTCGGGGCCGCGCAGCGCGGCAACCGCCGGTTGGTGGTGGTGCAGATGTACGGCACAGGTGATCTCTACGACCAGGCCATCCGCCTGTTCGACTACGGCTTCAGCCAGTAG
- a CDS encoding D-alanyl-D-alanine carboxypeptidase family protein yields the protein MWRYAFGLVVLVVSGLITGPGSLAVPVARADADIQQVGSVAPPEGPAETWVVADMDTGQILAGRGEYVRHAPASTIKTLLALVVLDEVPLDSTIVADETDTDVECNCAGVAPGRTYTARQLLEAALLASGNDAANTLARMLGGPEAAVAKMNAKAAQLGARDTNVVTPSGLDAPGMPFWSTPHDLAVIFRAAMADPVFAQITAMPSTVFPAKTGDRVLVNQNELLHRYPGTLGGKTGFTDIARKTFVAAAQRDGRRLVIAMMYGLVKEGGPTYWDQAAGLLDWGFAQDRSASIGAL from the coding sequence ATGTGGAGGTACGCCTTCGGGCTGGTCGTGCTCGTCGTGTCCGGTCTGATCACCGGCCCCGGATCCCTCGCAGTGCCCGTCGCCCGCGCGGACGCCGACATCCAGCAGGTCGGATCGGTGGCCCCGCCCGAGGGACCCGCCGAGACGTGGGTGGTGGCCGACATGGACACCGGCCAGATCCTCGCCGGCCGAGGCGAATACGTCCGGCACGCCCCCGCGAGCACCATCAAGACCCTGCTGGCGCTCGTGGTTCTCGACGAGGTGCCGCTGGACTCCACGATCGTCGCCGACGAGACCGACACCGACGTCGAATGCAACTGCGCGGGCGTGGCCCCCGGCCGTACCTACACCGCACGCCAACTGCTCGAGGCCGCACTGCTGGCGTCGGGCAACGACGCGGCGAACACCCTGGCCCGCATGCTCGGCGGCCCCGAGGCCGCCGTCGCGAAGATGAACGCCAAGGCCGCGCAACTGGGTGCGCGCGACACCAACGTGGTCACCCCGTCGGGACTGGACGCCCCCGGCATGCCGTTCTGGTCCACACCCCACGACCTCGCGGTGATCTTCCGAGCCGCCATGGCCGACCCGGTCTTCGCCCAGATCACCGCGATGCCCTCGACGGTGTTCCCGGCAAAGACCGGCGACCGGGTGCTGGTCAACCAGAACGAGTTGCTGCACCGCTATCCCGGCACGCTGGGCGGCAAGACCGGTTTCACCGACATCGCGCGCAAGACCTTCGTGGCGGCCGCGCAGCGCGACGGGCGCCGCCTGGTGATCGCGATGATGTACGGCCTGGTGAAAGAGGGCGGGCCGACGTACTGGGATCAGGCCGCGGGCCTGCTGGACTGGGGCTTCGCGCAGGACCGTTCGGCGAGCATCGGGGCGCTCTGA